In Palaemon carinicauda isolate YSFRI2023 chromosome 18, ASM3689809v2, whole genome shotgun sequence, a genomic segment contains:
- the LOC137657003 gene encoding pro-resilin-like encodes MAAVAVARPDKRPSVGYEYGAPQVSASSEKHEGMPFDFSYAVKDDDSGLDFGHESNSDGKLTTGQYRIALPDGRTQIVTYTVDRLRGYQPTVEYEGEAKFPETKSTDNRQYLAPSPAPQRPSSLYGAPQ; translated from the exons ATGGCCGCTGTGGCGGTGGCTCGTCCGGATAAGAGGCCTTCAGTCGGATACGAGTACGGAGCTCCACAAGTCTCGGCTTCCAGCGAAAAGCATGAG GGAATGCCATTCGACTTCAGCTACGCCGTCAAGGATGACGACAGCGGACTCGACTTCGGCCACGAATCCAACTCGGACGGCAAACTCACCACCGGACAATACCGGATTGCCCTTCCCGACGGCCGCACACAGATCGTCACCTACACCGTCGACCGCCTCCGCGGCTACCAGCCCACGGTCGAATACGAGGGCGAGGCCAAATTCCCCGAGACAAAGTCGACCGACAACAGACAATACTTGGCTCCGTCACCAGCTCCTCAGAGGCCCAGCTCCCTCTATGGGGCTCCTCAGTAA